The Intrasporangium calvum DSM 43043 sequence CAACGCCGGGTGTCTGGACACGGTCGAGCTGAGCGGCGAGAACAGCCAAGTCACCGGATCCTCGGAGGCAGTTCCGGCGGCTGTCCTGGACGCGCTCATCCGAGCGAGCACCACAGTCCTCTACATCTCGTCCGTCGGTGCGCCCCAGAGCATCGCCGTACCGCCGCCCGACGCCATCGTCGACGGCGGGCGCATCTAAGCCAGGTCGTACGCCACGCTCAGGGCGTCCGGGGATCGCGGTCTCAGGGCCAGACGGTGCATCTGAGTCCCGGGGGTGGCCGGGTCAGTTGATGGCGCCTGGCCGACCGCGCCGGAGGGCCGAGGTGGCGGCGTCCTTGGCCCGGTCCGTCGCCGTCAGCTTGTCGGTCGGGCTGATCCGCTTGGTCAGGTCCGCGCCCTGGAGCAGCCGGGGGAGCGGTGTCACCGACACGGGGTAGACCGTGATCGCCGTGTCGCCGCTGAAGACGATCCACAGCGACTGGTCGCCTTCGTAGACCTTGAGGATGCTGCCGTCCGAGAGTGACTTCGCATGGTCGAAGGCCTTCTTCCGAGCCTTCTCGCTCGCGATCACCTTCTGGGCGGCTTCCTTCGCCGGCTCCCGCAGAGCCTTGCTCGCCACCCAGATCTGCGGGCCGTACTTGGCTCCGACCTTGACGATCTTCGAGACCGCCTTGCCCTTGCCTGCCATTGCTGACTCCTCGTCGGTCGTCGGTCTGGGTTCTGAGGGAAACCCTAGTCTGGCTCCATGTCGACACCCGATCCGAAGGACCCCGGCCACGTCGCCCATGGGGGCGGACTGCTCGAGTCCGACGTGCCGGCCTCCCCTTACCCCCTGCTGCGGGCCTGGGTCGATGCAGCCCTGGCAGCCGCGGCAGCCCGCGAGGACGTCCCGGAGCCGTCGGCCATGGCCGTGGCGACGGTGGACCCCGACGGTGCTCCGAACGTCCGCACGGTGCTCATGCGGTTCCTCGACGAGCGTGGCCCCGGTTTCGTCACCAACCTCCGATCGACCAAGGCCGACGAGCTCGCCGCGAACCCGCGCATCGCCGCGACCCTGACCTGGCCCTCACTCTTCCGAGCGGTCCGCTTCCGGGGTGTGGCCGAGCTGGTCGACCGCAGAGAGGTCGAGGCATACTTCAGCTCCCGGCCCTACGGCTCCAGGCTGTCCGCGTGGGCCTCGGAGCAGTCGCGGCCGGCGCGGGATCGGGAGGAGCTCAAGGAGCGGTGGGTCGCGGCGCTGGCGCGCTTCCCGGACCGGGGCCGCGTCGATGACGTGCCCGTTCCCGACTTCTGGGGCGGCTATCGCGTCCGATGCGACGAGGTGGAGTTCTGGGCCGGGCGGCGGGACCGCCTCCACGACCGCATCGTCTTCGCTCGGACCGGCCACGGCACCCTCTCCGATGCCGGCTCCTGGGCGCGATCGCGACGACAGCCCTGACGAGTCCGCCCGGCCATGAGATGCACCAGTGGCGGGGGACGAGGCACGGCGCAGCGCACGAACCGGACAAGGAGACAGGGCAGCCCGACCAAGTCGGACTGCCCTGCACTCATCCTGCGTGCGGGTGGGGACGCGACTATCGCGTGGCCACCTCGCACGTTCCGGAAGAAGTCACTTCTCGGATCACCTCCTTCCTTGTTGCTTCCCCCGACCGTACGACGGAGCAGCGGCCGCCGCCAAGGGGTTATCCCGAACCGGTTCGCTCCGCCCCACCCGGCGCCCGTGGGGCGACGCGGACTCGGCCACGGTCCGTGGACCCCGACCGAGGAGGGCGAGCAGGAGGGGGATCTCGACGTAGGCGTGCGGGCTGGTCAGGGCGTCCTGCACCCCGACGCCCAGCGAGTAGTTGCTGACGAGCAGCACCGCGAACACCGCGGCCGCGAGGAAGCCGATGGCCCAGACCCGTGCTCCCGTCAGCCAGGGGAGGCGCTCCTCGAGGTCCGCCGCCGCGTCCGGCGCGTGTCGCGGGAAGAAGACGACCCAGGTGAGCAGGTGCATGGTCTCCAGGAAGGCGAAGACGGCGAGCAGGCGGTTGCCCACCATGGCGCCCTCGCCGCCCGTCTGCTGGACCCCGGCGATCACGCCGTGCCCGTCCCCGACGAGGCTGCGGACGAAGGTGGTGTCCGTCCCGATCCACGCGTCCGCGGCTCCGACGAGGATGAGGACGGGGATGACCAGGGCCCAGCCGACCTGCAGGGCGCGGAACACCCTCCGGGACCGGACCGACGGCAGCCGGCGCGACCAATCCCAGACGAAGGCGACGACTGCGACGAGGTGCAGGTGCACCACGGCGAGGAAGTGCTGCTCGGGCCAGCGCAGCGACGCGACGGCCGCGACGCCGGTCAGCACCCACGCCGACGACCACTGGCCCCGTCCGAGCACCCGGGGTACCGACACGGCGACGATGGCGTACCCGAGGACGATCTCGACGACGTTGCCGGGGCGACCGACCAGCCCGCCGAGGAGTCGGGCGGCGACGATCCCGACGACGAGCAGGGCCACCAGGCGGAGGAACGGTCGACCCAGGCCGAGCGCGAGGCCCGAGAATCGCCCCGCGACGTAGCGCAGTTCGAGCACGGCGTGGAGGACGCCGAGGAGGAGGACGCCGAGGACCACGGTGCTGACCGCCGACATCAGCGAGACCACGAGCGCACCCGTCACGACGGCGAGGAACGAAGCGAAGAGGACGCCCACCCGGGGAGCCGGCCCTGCCGGGCCTGGAACGCTCACGACGCCGAGCCCGCGGCCGTTCGGGCAGCGAGCCCAGCGGCATACGGCCGGCCGGTGGGGTGGCGCTGACGGCGGAGGGACACGTCGTCATCGTTTCCGGCCCGTCCGGTGCCGAGCGAGCGCAGTTGCGCAATCGTTAGGGCGTCGTGCCACGTCCGAGACCGCTGAGCACGAGCGGTCCTCGGCCGGGTGACCACGTCGTGGCCACATGGTGAGACGGTGCCCGCGGAGCCGTAGGGTGCGAAGGATGACCGTGCCCAGCCCGCACGAGCCGGGCCCCAGGGGGACGCTCCGGGCCATCGCGCTGTCGGCGTACGGTCCGACCCTCCTGGCCTCGACCGGTACCGGGGCCATCGCCCCGATCATCGCCGTCTCGGGGCGGGAGCTGGGGGCCTCGGTCGGCGTGGCAGCACTCCTCGTCGCGGCACTCGGACTGGGCACCCTGCTCGGCGACCTGCCCTCAGGTGCGCTCGCCGCACGCATCGGGGAGCGTCCGGCGCTGCTCGTCGCGGCACTCGTCGAGGCGGGTGGCATGCTCGTGTCGGCGACGGCTCGGTCGCTCGCGATGCTCTTCGTCGGGGTCGTCGTCATCGGGCTCGCCGCGTCCCTCTTCGGGCTCGCCCGGCAGGCGTACCTCACCGAAGCCGTCCCCGTCGCCATGCGGGCGCGCGCACTCTCGACGCTGGGAGGAGTGCACCGCATCGGCTACTTCGTCGGGCCGTTCGCCGGGTCGCTCGTCGTCGCTCGGTGGGACGTGGCCGCCGCCTACGTCGTCGGGGTCGTCGCGAGCCTGGCCGCGTTCGTCCTCGTCCTCGTCGCCCCGGACATCACCCGCCGCCAGGGTCTCGGCCCGCGGCCTGCTCGCCAGCGTTCGGTCGCCTCCGTCCTCCTCGAGCACCGGAGGGTGCTGCTGACGCTGGGCGTCGGCGCCATGTGGGTCTCCGGCGCCCGCACCGTCCGGGAGGCCCTCGTGCCGCTGTGGGCAGAGTCGGTGGGTCTGTCGCCCAGCCAGACCGCACTCGTCTTCGGGATCTCCGGAGCCGTCGACATGCTGCTCTTCTATCCCTCGGGCTGGCTGATGGACCGCCACGGCCGGGTCGCCGCAGCCGTGCCCAGCATGCTCGTCCTCGGCCTCGGTATGGCTCTGCTGCCCCTCAGCACGACGCTCGTGGCGGTCACCGCCGCGGCCACGGTCCTCGGGCTCGGCAATGGCCTCGGCGCCGGCCTCATCATGACGCTCGGTGCGGACGCCTCCCCCGTGGAGGGGCGCTCCCAGTTCCTCGGAGGATGGCGCCTGTGCGCGGATGTGGGAAGAGCCGCCGGTCCGCTGGCGTTGTCCGGGTTGAGCGCCGTCATGACGCTCGGGGCGTCGGCCGTCGTCCTCGGGGTCGGTGCGGTGGCTGGTGCGGTGTGGTTGCGCATCTGGGTGCCCCGGCACGACCCGACCCGAGCGTCGCGAGCCATGAAGGATTCTTTGAGAGAGTAGGACCGTGACCGACCTCATCGACACCACCGAGATGTACCTCCGGACGATCTTCGAGCTGGAGGAGGAGGGGATCATCCCGCTCCGGGCACGGATCGCCGAGCGGCTGGGGCACTCCGGGCCCACGGTGTCGCAGACCATCGCGCGCATGGAGCGCGACGGCCTCGTCAGCGTGACGGGGGACCGGCACCTGGACCTCTCGGACGAGGGGCGGCTCATCGCGACGCGGGTCATGCGCAAGCACCGCCTCGCCGAGCGACTCCTCGTCGACGTCATCGGGCTCGAGTGGGAGTACGCCCATGACGAGGCGTGCCGGTGGGAGCACGTCATGTCCGAGAAGGTCGAGCGCAAGATCCTCAGCCTGCTCGGGGACGGGTTGGAGTCGCCCTACGGCAACCCCATCCCCGGCCTGGAGGAGCTGGGCCTCGAGGTCGCCGGTGACTTCCTCAGCGGCCTCGTCGCCTTGACGGAGGCGGCCGGCGAGGAGCCCGTGGCCCTGACGATCCGGCGGATCGGCGAGCCGGTCCAGGTTGATCCCGAGGCGCTGGCCCTGCTGACGTCGGCCGGGCTGATGCCCGGAGAGCGCGTCACGGTCCAGCGCGAGGACGGCCGGATCCTCGCCTGTCGGGAAGGGACGGACCGGTCGACCGGGGTCTCGCTCCCCGAGGACGTCGCGGTCCACGTCTTCGGTCAGCGTGAGAGCGTGCCGACCGCCGGGACGGACCACGCCTGATACCCACTCGGAGAAAGTTGTCCCCAACTCGTGATCAGGACGTGACAACCGCTGGGTGTTTGGATAGTTTGATCGGGCTCGCTCCGCACGGGGAGAGCGCCCTGGGCCGGATCGCCAAGTCCTGCCACCGGACCGGGGGTCGTCTGACACCGCATGGCAGGAGCGGGGGAACCATTCTCCGGGCGTCGAGAGACGCCCTTGGGGTCAAGTCCTCCCGAGGACCTTCGGGTCCGAGCGAGGGCCGGGTAGTACCTCCCACCCGAACCCGACAGCTCACCTCGCAGGCGTCGAGAGGTAGCACGTGGCTCTTAACGTTGCCGGGCGTCACCGCGCCCCGGGTCGCTACAACCCGTTGTCAGAGCTCAAGCTCATCGCCAAGGAGTCCGCGCAGCCGGCCGTGAAGGGTGCCGCGATCGTGGCGGCCTCCGGTGGTCTCGTCGCGACGTTCGCGCAGCCGGCTGCCGCCGATGGCCAGGCCGCCGCACCGGTCAACGCCGCGCCGAGCAGCGCGGCCGTCGTCGGGCCCCAGGCGGCCACGATCAAGGCGGCCAGTGCGCTCAACGCCATCGGCTTCGCCGAGAAGGCCACGACGAAGGCGCAGACCGTCAAGCCGATCGTCATCAAGGACGTCGTCGTCGAGAAGGAACGCGCCGCGCGGGAGGCTGCGCAGGCGGCCGAGCGCGCCGCAGCGGCGCGTAGCGACGCGCAGGACCGGGCCTCCCGCACGACCACCGAGCGAACCCCGATCGCCGACCCGGCGCCGTCCGCCTCAGGAATCGTCGGCATCGCCCAGTCCATGATCGGCGTGCCGTACGTCTACGGCGGCAGCACCCCGAGCGGTTTCGACTGCTCCGGGTTCACCTCCTGGGTCTACCGTCAGGCCGGCATCTCGATCCCGCGCACGGCCTCGCAGCAGCAGGCCTCGGCGACCCGGGTGAGCACGCCGCAGCCCGGTGACCTCGTCTTCTTCGGCTACCCGGCCTACCACGTCGGCATCTACGTCAGCCCCGGTCGGATGATCGACGCGCAGCGTCCCGGGACGGTCGTCGGCTACCACTCGATCTGGACCACCCCGTGGGGCTACGGCCGCTACTGAGCCCCCAGCCCCAAGGGCACCCCGGCACGTCCCGAGCCCCCCACCGTCGCGGTGGGGGGCTCGTCACGTCCGCCCGTCCCCCGCCGAACCGGCTGACGAACCGGCTGACGAACCGCCCGACGTGGGAGACTGAACTGATGACCGACCAGTCCGCTGCCGAGTCCACGACCCCCGTCATCCTCGAGCTCTGGTCGGATCTGGTCTGCCCGTGGTGCTGGATCTCCAAGCGGCGCGTCGAGGCGGCGGTCGCTGCGTTCGAGCGGCCGCATGACGTCACCTTGCGCATGCGTTCCTACGAGCTCGACCCCCTCCTGCCGGTCGGCGAGAGGATGGGCGTCGCCGAGCACCTGGGGCGGAAGTACGGCGGAGGTGTCGAGGGTGGCCGGTTGATGAATGCCCACGTCAGCGACGTCGCCCTCGATGACGGGCTGAGCTTCGACTGGCATCGGGCCGTGCGCGCCAACACGTTCGACGGGCACCGCCTGTGTGCGCTGGCCCTCGAGCTGGGCGGGCCGGCATTGCAGTCCGCTGCCTACGAGCGCTTCCACTCCGCGCACTTCCGCGAGGGACTGCCCATCGACGACCACGGGGTCCTCCAGCGGCTCGCCGCCGAGGCGGGACTCGACGAACGCCGGGTCGCCGCGGTCCTGGCGGGTGACGACTACGCGGCCCGGGTCCGCGAGGACGAGGAGCTCGCCCGCTCCATGGGTGTGACGAGTGTGCCGTTCCTCCTCGCGAACGGCCACGCGGCGACCTCGGGGGCGCGCTCCGTGGAGGACTACCTCGCGTTGCTTCGCGGGGTCGTGACCGAGGGCGTCTGACTCCGCCCGATGGTCGGTCGGCCAACAGCGAGCCACGGGCGGAGGTCGACGAGGGCGCCGCACCAGGCACATCTGCCCTGCGCCGGCCGCGACGGCCACTCCTCGAGGCTCGCCAGCAGGCGCGCCGCGGTCCCCGTGGTGAAGACGTGGGGGCACGCCTCCGTCGGATGCGGGGCCTCGACCATGTCGTGACCGTAGGGCGCGCTGGTGACAGGTCCGTATCCCGCAGGTCCGTATCCCGCAGGTCCGTATGCCGCTGGGCTCGGTTCCCGGGTCAGGGCCCTCCGCGCCGGCTGGGTTCGCCGGACGCGGCGTCGAGGG is a genomic window containing:
- a CDS encoding DsbA family oxidoreductase, with the translated sequence MTDQSAAESTTPVILELWSDLVCPWCWISKRRVEAAVAAFERPHDVTLRMRSYELDPLLPVGERMGVAEHLGRKYGGGVEGGRLMNAHVSDVALDDGLSFDWHRAVRANTFDGHRLCALALELGGPALQSAAYERFHSAHFREGLPIDDHGVLQRLAAEAGLDERRVAAVLAGDDYAARVREDEELARSMGVTSVPFLLANGHAATSGARSVEDYLALLRGVVTEGV
- a CDS encoding C40 family peptidase, whose translation is MALNVAGRHRAPGRYNPLSELKLIAKESAQPAVKGAAIVAASGGLVATFAQPAAADGQAAAPVNAAPSSAAVVGPQAATIKAASALNAIGFAEKATTKAQTVKPIVIKDVVVEKERAAREAAQAAERAAAARSDAQDRASRTTTERTPIADPAPSASGIVGIAQSMIGVPYVYGGSTPSGFDCSGFTSWVYRQAGISIPRTASQQQASATRVSTPQPGDLVFFGYPAYHVGIYVSPGRMIDAQRPGTVVGYHSIWTTPWGYGRY
- the pdxH gene encoding pyridoxamine 5'-phosphate oxidase, which encodes MSTPDPKDPGHVAHGGGLLESDVPASPYPLLRAWVDAALAAAAAREDVPEPSAMAVATVDPDGAPNVRTVLMRFLDERGPGFVTNLRSTKADELAANPRIAATLTWPSLFRAVRFRGVAELVDRREVEAYFSSRPYGSRLSAWASEQSRPARDREELKERWVAALARFPDRGRVDDVPVPDFWGGYRVRCDEVEFWAGRRDRLHDRIVFARTGHGTLSDAGSWARSRRQP
- a CDS encoding metal-dependent transcriptional regulator, translated to MTDLIDTTEMYLRTIFELEEEGIIPLRARIAERLGHSGPTVSQTIARMERDGLVSVTGDRHLDLSDEGRLIATRVMRKHRLAERLLVDVIGLEWEYAHDEACRWEHVMSEKVERKILSLLGDGLESPYGNPIPGLEELGLEVAGDFLSGLVALTEAAGEEPVALTIRRIGEPVQVDPEALALLTSAGLMPGERVTVQREDGRILACREGTDRSTGVSLPEDVAVHVFGQRESVPTAGTDHA
- a CDS encoding MFS transporter yields the protein MTVPSPHEPGPRGTLRAIALSAYGPTLLASTGTGAIAPIIAVSGRELGASVGVAALLVAALGLGTLLGDLPSGALAARIGERPALLVAALVEAGGMLVSATARSLAMLFVGVVVIGLAASLFGLARQAYLTEAVPVAMRARALSTLGGVHRIGYFVGPFAGSLVVARWDVAAAYVVGVVASLAAFVLVLVAPDITRRQGLGPRPARQRSVASVLLEHRRVLLTLGVGAMWVSGARTVREALVPLWAESVGLSPSQTALVFGISGAVDMLLFYPSGWLMDRHGRVAAAVPSMLVLGLGMALLPLSTTLVAVTAAATVLGLGNGLGAGLIMTLGADASPVEGRSQFLGGWRLCADVGRAAGPLALSGLSAVMTLGASAVVLGVGAVAGAVWLRIWVPRHDPTRASRAMKDSLRE